CCTGGGCTGGCGATACCTGGTGTTTTTCCGCAATCTCAATAATTGTCGGTTCTTTCATCAGGACCGGCTCGTCGGCTTCCTTGATCCGGGCCGGTCGGTCCGGTGAACCCAGGGGCGAGTACGCGGTCAGCAGGATGCCGTTTTCCTTACAGAACGCGAACAGTTCCGGTTGCTGCAGGTAGGGGTGGATTTCGACCTGATTGATTTCCGGTTTCAGGGTGGCTTTGGTGAGCAGATCCTGCAGTTTCGGGATATTGAAGTTGGAGACGCCCAGATGGCGGCAAAGACCGGCCTCAACCAGTTTTTCCATAGCCTGCCAAGTGCTGGCGAGAGGGATCTCGTCCAGGGAAATCAGATCTTCGGCGGCAGCGGGGAACGACAGTCCCTTTTTAATGGCGACCGGCCAGTGGATGAGGTAGAGGTCAAGGTAATCCAGCTGCAGATTTTTGAGGGTGGTCTCCAGGGCCGGGCGGACATCTTCCGGGGCGTGAGCATTGTTCCACAGCTTGGAGGTGATCCACATCTCTTCGCGGCTGACAATCCCTTCTGCAAAGGCCTCGCTCAGGGCCTTGCCGACCTCCGCTTCATTACCGTAAATATGCGCACAGTCGATATGCCGGTAGCCGAGCCGAATGGCTTCTTTGACCGCGCCGTAGACTTCGTTGGGGGCTGATTTCCAGGTGCCGAGGCCTAGCGCGGGAATGCGATCGCCGTTTGTAAATTCAAGTGCTTCCATGCATTGTCCTCCATGGGGAAGTGGATCGGATTGAGCGCGATCCAGGTGGTGACTTCAGGATAAAGGCAGTGTTTTCGGTCCGGTGTTCAGGAGGCGGCCAGCTGTCTGATCTTGTTTTTTGTACAGCCCATTTTTACGGAAATGGTCGCGGCCGCTTTGACAATCAGTTTAGCATAATTCTTCCAGGTCAATTCCGGATTGACCTGGATATCCCAGACAACGCTGATCGCGGCAATAACCCGGTCGCGATAATCGAAGATCGGCGCACCGATACAGCGGGTGCCGATTTCTCGTTCTTCATCGTCCATGGCCCAACCGCGTTCGCGGGTCTGCCTGATTTCCGCCATCAGCGCATCGATGGTAGGCAGGGTTTTGGCGGTCAAGCGGGGCAGGTTCCGCTCCGGATAGAGTTCTTCAATCTCCCGGTCGCTGCAGCCGGAGAGCATGGCCTTGCCCAGGGAGGTTGCATAAAGGGGAAGACGTTTGCCGATGATGGTGTAGCGACGCAGGCTGTTGTAGGCTTCGGCTTTGTCGATGTAGACCACCTCGGTCCCATCCATGATCGCCAGAAACACCGTCTGTCCGGTCGCTCTTGCCAGTTCATTGAGAAACGGGCTGGCTTCGGTCTTCAATTCCAGGCTGTTCAGGTAGAGGCTGGCCAACTCGACAAAGCCCAGCCCCAGTTTATAATTGCCGGACTCGGCTTCCTGTTCGACATAGCCGCGGTTGCGCAGGGACGCCAGTAACCGGTGGACCGTGCTTTTATGCAGGTCCAGACGGCGACCGATTTCGGTCATGGGGATGCTGCGGGATTCCCTGGAAAGAAGCTCGATGATATCGAACGCACGGTCAATGGATTGAACGCTCATATCTGGTTACCCTTTACTTTGATCTAACGCTGTTTGTGTATGACCGACAAGAATCTCATCTGGGGTTTCTCTTGTCAACCGCGGTTCGCTGGCCGTTATTCCCGTCTGGAAAAGGCTTTTCCTGCTTCGGTCGTTTAAAATTACCCCCAATTTCGGAGCGCTGGTCGTATCGCTTGAACAGAAGGCTGGTTTTCCTGCCCGTTTCAGGCAAGCAGGTTGCTGAGTTCATGCCGTTTCTTGAGGGGCCATGTACCGCCCGGCACAAGCGCAAACCGTCCCGGGCCGTTCAGATCAGCGCAAGTCTTTCATGGCCACATGGTCCATGTCATCAAACAGCTGGTTTTCTCCGGCCATACCCCAGATAAAAGTATAATTGGCGGTGCCGACCCCGGAATGGATCGACCAGGAAGGGGAGATGACCGCTTCTTCATTGCGCATGATAACATGACGGGTTTCATCGGGCGGACCCATCAGATGAAATACGGCCTGTTCGGCGTTCATTTCAAAATAGAAGTAGGCCTCCATGCGCCGTTCATGGGTGTGGGTCGGCATGGTATTCCAGACGCTGCCGGTCTCCAGTGAGGTCATGCCCATGACCAGTTGGCAGCTTTTGATACCAGCGGGGTGAATATATTTGCGAATTGTTCTGCGGTTGCCGGTGGCCGCCTCGCCCAACTGAACCGGGCTTGCATCGGCAAACCGGGCCAGGGTGGTGGGGTAGGTGGCGTGAGCGGGAACCGAGTTGAAGTAGAACTTAGCGGGTTGTTCGGCTGAAGTGCTGGCGAAGACAATCTCCTTGGCTCCCATGCCGATATAGAGACCGTCTTTGGGAGCAATGGCGAACTTTTCCCCATCTACGGAAATAACGCCTGGGCCGCCGACGTTGATGACCCCCAGCTCTCTGCGCTGCAGGAAAAAGTCGCTGCCGATGATTTTTTGATCAACCTCCAGGGGCAGGGGGGTGATCGGGCAGGCGCCGCCGATAATCAGCCGGTCATTGAAGCTGTAGACCAGTTTGAGCTGGTCGGGCAGGAACAGATTTTTGACAAGAAAGTGCTCGCGTAGCGTTGCCGTGTCCATTGTCTTGGCCTGTTCCGGATGGACCGCGTATCTGATCTCCATAATGATGAATCCTCCTGCTGAAAGATGAAGCTGATGATCAATAAGAGCCGCAGGGTGTGCCCGGCCGGTTTGCGCTTCGCACAATGGTCATGGGTACAAGGCTGCGGCAGTCATTGCCCGGTTGAAGTGTGTCATGGCCCTGAATCAGTGGAGCCTCTTCCGCAATATGAACACATTTTTTTAATATTTGGCAACCAGTTTTATATTATGAAACTTTTGGTATGGTGATTGTCAAGAAAAACCGTTGCAAGTGGAAGCGTTTAAAAATCAGGATATTGGCGAGCGGAAAGATTCCATATCATTCAAAATTTACTGTGTATAGAATCTATTGAAATGGCGGGCTCCTCAAGCCAGTCGTGAAATGGAATTAGAGGTTGACAAAAATGCGCAACATAGTTTTATATTGCGGAACATATGGCTTATCAAAATAAACCTGATTCCTGAGCCGGGATTGGCTTGAATCTTCACCCTGTTGTCATCCGGAAACTTCAGTTGACAACTCACCAGGCGAACGGACCGTTTTGGGTTGTAGTAAGGAAATCAAGGGCTTGTGCGGAGGCTTCGTTACGCCGTAGAGGCAAGTCCGCCGATTGACGCTGCTGCAACGGAAAAGAGCCGTTTCCGGACGAAAACCAGATTGCCCCGTCGGCAAAAGGATATGTGTGATGGCTGAATCGAATAAGGAAGTTTACGTCAAAGCAGAAGAACTCCTTTCCCTGGTGTCGACAAAGTTGGCTAATGCTGGTCTGAACAGGAAACATGCCGAGTTGACGGCGGATGTTCTGGTCAATGCTGATTTACGAGGTGTCCATTCGCACGGCGTTATTCGCACAGAACATTATGTGCGCAGGCTGAAAGCCGGTAGCCTGAATGGCAACCCTGATTTTAAATTCAAAACCTTGCGCAGCGGTTGCGGGCTTTTTGATGCTGACGACGGCATGGGACATGTGGCCACCAACGAGGCAATGACCTATGCCATCAATATGGCGAAGGAGTCAGGTATCGCCATGGTTGGTGTTGAGAACAGCAGTCATTGCGGGGCATTGTCTTATTTTGTCACCCAGGCGATCGAAAACAGGATGATCGGTATCGCCATCGTTCAGACCGACAAATGTGTCAATCCTTTTGGTGGCGCCCAGCCTTTTTTTGGCACCAACCCTATCGCCTTTGGCTTCCCCTGTGAAAAAAATCCTCCGGTCATTCTGGATATGGCGACGAGTAACGTCGCCTATGGTAAAGTTCTGCATGCCCGAGAAAAGAACGTCTCTATTCCCGAGACGTGGGGGCTCGACCAGGACGGTGCGCCGACGACCGACCCACATCTGGTGCGTGGACTGACCCCTCTTGGAGGCTACAAAGGGTATGGCATCGGCATGGTCGTGGATGTCCTCACCGGCATCTTGCTTGGGGCTCAGTTCGGCCCTCACATTGCGGCGATGTATGACGGATATGAACAGAAACGAAAACTGGCAAGTACGGTGATCGCGATTGATCCTGCCACATATATATCGGCAGATCACTTTATGAGCCAGATGGATGCCATGGTTGATCAGCTTCATGCTCAACCGACCGGACCCGGGTTTGAAAAAGTCCTCGTCCCGGGAGATATCGAGCTGGCACTTGAAGAACGCTACCGGAAAGATGGCGTCCCTGTTGTTGGCAGTATATATCAGTATCTGAAAGGAGATCAGTAGGCACTGAACACATAGTCATTATCTCTGACCAGAGATTTGCATTGTCAATGTCGTAATAAAGGCTCATGGATTTCAAGATGGAATAGAGCAGAATAAAGGAGTTGTATGAGATGCAAAATGTTGTAGCAATGTGGGACAGACTTAATGGGATGATTAAATGGGTGGAAAAATGGGCTCTGATTATCCTGTTTGTCGGAATGCTTTTATGTGGAGGCCTGCAGATATTCGCGCGGTTTATCCTTCATGCGCCGATTTCCTGGTCGGAAGAGTTGCTGACCTATGCGTTTGTCTGGTCCAGCTTTCTTGGTGCCAGCCTTGCCGTAGATCAGCTGGCTCATTTCAATGTTGATATTTTTATCCATCATTTCCCGCCGAAATTTGCCAAGATTGTTCTTTACCTCGTCTGGTTGACGATGCTCTGGTTTACCGCCTTTCTGACTTATAAAGGCACTATTCTCGCTCAGCTTAATATTGTTCAGACCATGGATGTCCTGCCCCTCTCAATGGTATGGGCGTATGCGTCAATACCGGTCTCTGCAGCGTTTATGTTTGTTCATACTGCGGATAAGGTTTTGACCGGCTCATTCCAGCCTGTCAGCGAATAAGGGAGGATGATCAATGGCGACAACATTATTCTTATTTTTTGTGATCTTTCTGATTGTTCAGATGCCAGTGTCTTTTTGCCTGGTTATCTCAACGGTGCTGGCCATGTTTATCGCCAGCGATATCGATTCCATTGCGATCATTCTGAAGCTGTTCCGTTCTTGTGGTAACTATCATTTGATTGCCATTCCCTTCTTTATCCTGGCCGGCGGTTTTATGGAGTCAGGCGGGATTTCGCGCCGCCTGGTGACCTTCTCATCCGCACTGATCGGCCATGTTCGTGGCGGCCTTGCCAATACCAGTGTCGCGGCGGCGATGTTCTTTGCCGGGTTGTCCGGGGCCGCCGCCGCAGATACCGCAGCGGTCGGCAGCCTGTTGATTCCGGCCATGAAGCGCAAAGGCTATGGCTCGGATATGGCGACCTCGGTTATGGCGACTGCCGGCTCTATCGGGATCATTATCCCGCCATCGATTCCAATGATTATTCTTGGGGTGACTGCCGGGGTTTCCATCGGCGGACTGTTCATGGGCGGGGTTATCCCGGGCATCCTCATGGGCGGTGGCCTGATGATCGTTAATTACATTTACTGCAAGGTGCGCAAAATCGAGCCCGAAGAGCGGGTTTCCTTCAAGGAGCTGGTGCGTTCCTGCATGGATTCGATTCTGGCTATTCTGACCGTGGTTATCATTGTCGGCGGGATTGTCGGCGGGATGTTTACCGCGACGGAAGCGTCGGTCGTTGCCGCTCTTTACTCCTTTGTCGTCGGCTTCTTTATCTATAAAGAACTGAGCTTCAAAGATCTGCCCGGAATTTTTGTGAAATCGGCAGTTACTACTGGCGTGGTGGTCTTCACCGTGGCCGCTGCTTCAGGTTTCGGCTGGATTCTGACCGCTGAAAACATCCCGACCGAGATCGCATCATTTGTTGTCGGCCTGTCTGACTCCAAGTGGGTTATCATGCTGATGCTGAATGCGCTGTTCCTGGTTATGGGGACCTTTCTTGACCCTTCAGCAATCATCATCATTCTGGTGCCGATTGTCTGGCCGATCGTCATGAAAATAGGTATTGAGCCGATCCACTTTGGTGTGGCGATGATCGTCAATATGGCGATCGGACAGTGTACTCCGCCTGTCGGTATTGCTCTGTTTGTGGCATCGGGAATCTCCGGAATAACTTTAAACCAGGTCATGGGTTGTTACTGGAAGTACCTGTTGGCCATGGTTGTTGTACTGCTGCTCGTTATCTTCTTTCCGTTTTTCTCCACATGGATACCAACCATGCTGGGCTACATCCAACCCTGATAAGGAGGCTTGACCATGAAAAGATTGATTGTGTTGACCGTTCTGCTTTTGATGGTAGCAAGTACCGGCTTTGCTGCGCCGATCGTACTGCGTGCTACCAACACCCTTGGCGAAGATCATCCGATGACCATGGCTCTGCGCTATATGAGCACAGAAATTGCCAAAAGAACCAATGGTGAAGTCAAACTCGATGTCTATCCCAACAGCCAGTTGGGCGGCAACAAGGAAATGGTTGAAGGCGTTGTTTTGGGGACCATCGATATCGCCCAGCAGTTTGCCGGGACTTTCTCCTCTTATGTGCCTGAAATGGACATCCTCGCTCTGCCTTTCCTGTTCAAGTCAGAGGACGCCCTGTTTGATTCTCTGCAAGGAGAAGCTGGTGACATCCTGGCCAAGTCCCTGGAGAAAAAAGGGTTCATTCCGTTGACCTACTTCTACGGCGGCGCCCGGAGCTTCATTAATAACGTGCGTCCGATCAACACTCCGGAAGACCTCAAAGGCCTGAAAATCCGCGTTATCGGTGTTAAAACCGTTATCGAAGCCATTAACGCTCTTGGTGCTATCGCCACCCCGATGAGCCAATCCGAAGTTTACTCGGCACTGCAGCAGGGCGTTCTGGACGGCTGGGAAAACAGCCCGGTGACCCTGTACTCCCTCAAATTGTATGAGCAGTCCAAATACTTCTCCTACTCCAAACACCTGATGACTCCTGACCTGGTCGCTTTGAGCAAAGTCACCGCCAAGAAGCTGGGTGAGAAAAACCTTGCTATCCTGAAGGAAGTTGCTCGGGATGCCAGCAAGCTGGAGCGCAAGCTCTGGGCTGAAAACGAAGGTAAGATGGTCAAGGAAATGACTGATAAAGGATGGTGTCAGTTCAATGATATCGCCGATCTCACTCCTTTTATTGAAAAGACCAAATACCTGCAGGATGAATACGAAGCAAAATACCACAATGGTTTGATCAAGATGATTCTGAGTAACCAGAAGTAAGACCTTGAATATGTCGATCGATATAAGCGGTTGACGACTTGTTCTGCCCAGGGGGCCGCTGAATTACGGCGGCTCCCTGTTTTTTCATCCCCAATTTGGCCAGCTGGACGGCTGTCAATACTGTGGGGAGTTCATGCCGCCGTAGAAGGATAAATCATATGGAAACAATGAAAACACTGACCTGTGAAACACCAGGTAAATTTGTCATGAGCGATCAGCCGGTTCCTGTCCCCAAAGAGGGAGAGGCCCTGGTGCGCATCACCCGTGTCGGTATTTGTGGAACTGATCTTCACGCTTTTGCCGGGAATCAGCCCTTTTTCAACTACCCCAGGGTCCTCGGGCATGAACTGGCCGCTATCGTCGAGCAACTACCCGAGGGGACGACCGGGCTGGCGGTCGGTGATCAGGTCTGTATCGTTCCGGTGATCGGCTGTGGAACCTGTATCGCCTGTCGCAACGGCAAGCCCAACTGCTGCGTCAACATCAACCTGCGCGGTGTCCATAGCGACGGCGGTATGTGCGAATACATGGCCGTGCCGGTCGAGAATCTGATCAAAAACAGCAACCTGACCCCGGATCAGTTGGCCTTGGTGGAATGCTGCGCGATCGGCGCCCATGCGGTTCGGCGGGCACAGATCCAGGCGGGTGAAAAGGTGCTGGTGGTCGGTGCCGGTCCCATCGGCCTGGGACTGATGCAGTTTGCCCGCGCTGTCGGCGGCGATGTCATCGTGATGGATGTTTCCGCCACGCGTCTGGCCGTGGCCAAAAATGACCTGGGTTTCACCCAGACCATCCAGATCGGTGTCGATGATCCCAAGGCCCGTCTGGCGGAATTGACCAATGGCGATTCCCCCACGGTTATCTTCGACTGTACCGGCAACCCCAAGGCGATGATGGACGGCTTCCTGTTGCTCGCCCATACCGGCCGCTATGTTCTGGTCAGCCTGGTGACCGCGGATATCACCTTTCCCGATCCGGAATTCCATAAACGCGAAACCACCCTGTTGTCCAGCCGCAATGCCAACAAGGAAGACTTTGAGTGGGTCATGGAGTGCATGGAAGCAGGGAAGGTCAATGTCGGGCCGATGGTGACGCATCGCTGTCAATTTGACGAAACCCTGGAGCAGTTCGCCAGCTGGACCAAGCCGGAAACCGGTGTGGTCAAAGCGGTTATCGAAATCTGAACAAAAAAGGGGCGACTTTGGCAGTCGCCCCTTTTTTATTGAATCACCCTTGCTCTTTCGCCCTTGTCCCCGGGCTCAGCTGGCCGGGTTCAGATATTGTGGGCCAGGTAGCCGCCGTCGACCGGAATGGAAACCCCGGTGACAAAGCCGGCGGCCTTGTTGCTGGCGAGGAACAGGGTTGCCCCGGCCAACTCCTCGACATCGCCAAAGCGGCCGTAGGGGGTGTGGTTGATCACCGCTTTGCCGCGGGCGGTGTATTCACCGGTT
This genomic window from Pelobacter seleniigenes DSM 18267 contains:
- a CDS encoding aldo/keto reductase — translated: MEALEFTNGDRIPALGLGTWKSAPNEVYGAVKEAIRLGYRHIDCAHIYGNEAEVGKALSEAFAEGIVSREEMWITSKLWNNAHAPEDVRPALETTLKNLQLDYLDLYLIHWPVAIKKGLSFPAAAEDLISLDEIPLASTWQAMEKLVEAGLCRHLGVSNFNIPKLQDLLTKATLKPEINQVEIHPYLQQPELFAFCKENGILLTAYSPLGSPDRPARIKEADEPVLMKEPTIIEIAEKHQVSPAQVLIRWAMDMGAIVIPKSVNPERLKQNLAAPQVVLTQDDMARIAKLDRNRRYYTGNAWTLPGSAYSWESLWEK
- a CDS encoding IclR family transcriptional regulator; this translates as MSVQSIDRAFDIIELLSRESRSIPMTEIGRRLDLHKSTVHRLLASLRNRGYVEQEAESGNYKLGLGFVELASLYLNSLELKTEASPFLNELARATGQTVFLAIMDGTEVVYIDKAEAYNSLRRYTIIGKRLPLYATSLGKAMLSGCSDREIEELYPERNLPRLTAKTLPTIDALMAEIRQTRERGWAMDDEEREIGTRCIGAPIFDYRDRVIAAISVVWDIQVNPELTWKNYAKLIVKAAATISVKMGCTKNKIRQLAAS
- the kduI gene encoding 5-dehydro-4-deoxy-D-glucuronate isomerase translates to MEIRYAVHPEQAKTMDTATLREHFLVKNLFLPDQLKLVYSFNDRLIIGGACPITPLPLEVDQKIIGSDFFLQRRELGVINVGGPGVISVDGEKFAIAPKDGLYIGMGAKEIVFASTSAEQPAKFYFNSVPAHATYPTTLARFADASPVQLGEAATGNRRTIRKYIHPAGIKSCQLVMGMTSLETGSVWNTMPTHTHERRMEAYFYFEMNAEQAVFHLMGPPDETRHVIMRNEEAVISPSWSIHSGVGTANYTFIWGMAGENQLFDDMDHVAMKDLR
- the allD gene encoding ureidoglycolate dehydrogenase; the protein is MAESNKEVYVKAEELLSLVSTKLANAGLNRKHAELTADVLVNADLRGVHSHGVIRTEHYVRRLKAGSLNGNPDFKFKTLRSGCGLFDADDGMGHVATNEAMTYAINMAKESGIAMVGVENSSHCGALSYFVTQAIENRMIGIAIVQTDKCVNPFGGAQPFFGTNPIAFGFPCEKNPPVILDMATSNVAYGKVLHAREKNVSIPETWGLDQDGAPTTDPHLVRGLTPLGGYKGYGIGMVVDVLTGILLGAQFGPHIAAMYDGYEQKRKLASTVIAIDPATYISADHFMSQMDAMVDQLHAQPTGPGFEKVLVPGDIELALEERYRKDGVPVVGSIYQYLKGDQ
- a CDS encoding TRAP transporter small permease, giving the protein MQNVVAMWDRLNGMIKWVEKWALIILFVGMLLCGGLQIFARFILHAPISWSEELLTYAFVWSSFLGASLAVDQLAHFNVDIFIHHFPPKFAKIVLYLVWLTMLWFTAFLTYKGTILAQLNIVQTMDVLPLSMVWAYASIPVSAAFMFVHTADKVLTGSFQPVSE
- a CDS encoding TRAP transporter large permease, with the translated sequence MATTLFLFFVIFLIVQMPVSFCLVISTVLAMFIASDIDSIAIILKLFRSCGNYHLIAIPFFILAGGFMESGGISRRLVTFSSALIGHVRGGLANTSVAAAMFFAGLSGAAAADTAAVGSLLIPAMKRKGYGSDMATSVMATAGSIGIIIPPSIPMIILGVTAGVSIGGLFMGGVIPGILMGGGLMIVNYIYCKVRKIEPEERVSFKELVRSCMDSILAILTVVIIVGGIVGGMFTATEASVVAALYSFVVGFFIYKELSFKDLPGIFVKSAVTTGVVVFTVAAASGFGWILTAENIPTEIASFVVGLSDSKWVIMLMLNALFLVMGTFLDPSAIIIILVPIVWPIVMKIGIEPIHFGVAMIVNMAIGQCTPPVGIALFVASGISGITLNQVMGCYWKYLLAMVVVLLLVIFFPFFSTWIPTMLGYIQP
- a CDS encoding TRAP transporter substrate-binding protein, which encodes MKRLIVLTVLLLMVASTGFAAPIVLRATNTLGEDHPMTMALRYMSTEIAKRTNGEVKLDVYPNSQLGGNKEMVEGVVLGTIDIAQQFAGTFSSYVPEMDILALPFLFKSEDALFDSLQGEAGDILAKSLEKKGFIPLTYFYGGARSFINNVRPINTPEDLKGLKIRVIGVKTVIEAINALGAIATPMSQSEVYSALQQGVLDGWENSPVTLYSLKLYEQSKYFSYSKHLMTPDLVALSKVTAKKLGEKNLAILKEVARDASKLERKLWAENEGKMVKEMTDKGWCQFNDIADLTPFIEKTKYLQDEYEAKYHNGLIKMILSNQK
- a CDS encoding zinc-binding alcohol dehydrogenase family protein, with the translated sequence MKTLTCETPGKFVMSDQPVPVPKEGEALVRITRVGICGTDLHAFAGNQPFFNYPRVLGHELAAIVEQLPEGTTGLAVGDQVCIVPVIGCGTCIACRNGKPNCCVNINLRGVHSDGGMCEYMAVPVENLIKNSNLTPDQLALVECCAIGAHAVRRAQIQAGEKVLVVGAGPIGLGLMQFARAVGGDVIVMDVSATRLAVAKNDLGFTQTIQIGVDDPKARLAELTNGDSPTVIFDCTGNPKAMMDGFLLLAHTGRYVLVSLVTADITFPDPEFHKRETTLLSSRNANKEDFEWVMECMEAGKVNVGPMVTHRCQFDETLEQFASWTKPETGVVKAVIEI